The nucleotide window CCGCCGGACCCCGGCGCGGCAGGGATTCCCACCACCGACCGAACGAGGACGCAAATGTTCATTACGCCCGCTTTCGCCCAAGGCGCCACGGGAGCCGGCGGCGGGGCCGACATGCTCATTCAGCTCGCTCCGTTCCTGCTCATCTTCGTGGTGATGTATTTCCTCATCCTGCGGCCGCAGCAGAAGCGCGCCAAGGCCCACCAGGAAATGGTCGGCGCCCTGCGTCGCGGTGACGTGATCGTCACTGCCGGCGGCCTCGTGGGCAAGGTGACCCGCGTGGTGGACGACGCCGAGATCGAGCTGCAGATCGCCGACAATGTCCGGGTGCGGCAGCTGCGCACGCAGATCGCCACCGTCCGCGCCAAGGGCGAGCCGGCCAAGGACGAAGCGCCCGCGGCCTGAGCCGCCGATTCCCTTTTGAGATAAACGCGCGACATGCTGCACTTCTCCCGCCTCAAGACCACGGCGATCCTCCTCACCATCGCCGTGGGACTCTTGTTCGCGCTGCCCAACGTCCTGCCCCAGAGCGCGCTGGCGCACCTGCCCTCGTGGCTGGCCTCCAGCCGCGTGACG belongs to Xanthobacter autotrophicus Py2 and includes:
- a CDS encoding preprotein translocase, YajC subunit (TIGRFAM: preprotein translocase, YajC subunit~PFAM: YajC family protein~KEGG: nha:Nham_1798 preprotein translocase, YajC subunit), which encodes MFITPAFAQGATGAGGGADMLIQLAPFLLIFVVMYFLILRPQQKRAKAHQEMVGALRRGDVIVTAGGLVGKVTRVVDDAEIELQIADNVRVRQLRTQIATVRAKGEPAKDEAPAA